The following are encoded in a window of Impatiens glandulifera chromosome 5, dImpGla2.1, whole genome shotgun sequence genomic DNA:
- the LOC124940333 gene encoding uncharacterized protein LOC124940333 isoform X2, producing MAAAAKELFALLVIIGILLIFSLSTCPVSNAEQVKLTPHFIVPKSGHNSTTPTTKHGAITMPKGELRTHETTRMERINSTNLNIVCTLCEKVTQDILNFLRLEKTKKRIMAILHGSCSLLFNLKPKCIATVNCYGFVFFTLVKITQPRVLCHMVHLCSPSLTNSTTSFMSDDKCEVCRYVVVKALTELTRPNKQLEMIESVMNTCKAMKKNTDEKVLLITL from the exons ATGGCAGCTGCTGCTAAAG AATTGTTCGCCTTATTAGTCATAATAGGTATCTTACTTATCTTTTCCTTGAGCACTTGCCCGGTTTCGAATGCCGAACAAGTCAAGTTAACACCCCATTTCATAGTTCCAAAGAGTGGCCACAATTCCACAA CTCCAACAACCAAGCATGGTGCGATTACTATGCCTAAAGGGGAATTAAGAACTCATGAAAcaacaagaatggagagaattaATAGTACAAATTTAAACATTGTTTGCACTTTGTGCGAAAAGGTGACACAAGACATACTAAACTTCCTTCGATTAGAGAAGACTAAAAAACGGATCATGGCTATCCTTCATGGCTCTTGCTCTCTCCTTTTCAACTTAAAACCGAAG TGCATTGCGACGGTGAACTGTTATGGTTTTGTCTTTTTTACACTTGTAAAAATAACGCAACCAAGAGTCCTTTGTCACATGGTTCATCTTTGCTCACCATCCTTGACTAATTCCACGACCTCTTTCATGTCCGATGATAAATGTGAAGTTTGTCGCTATGTCGTTGTGAAAGCCCTAACCGAATTGACACGCCCTAATAAGCAG TTGGAGATGATAGAATCTGTTATGAATACCTGTAAGGCCATGAAGAAAAATACCGATGAGAAggttttattaattacattataG
- the LOC124938329 gene encoding CBL-interacting serine/threonine-protein kinase 14-like: protein MPEIIDDSGDILPAATNLFGKYELGKLLGYGGFAKVYHARDVKTGQSVAIKAINKQRLLKGGLTDHVKREVSIMRRLRHHHIVRLIEVLATKTKIYFVLEFAKGGELFTKVAKGRFSEELSRRYFHQLISAVGYCHSHGVFHRDLKLENLLLDENWDLKVTDFGLSAVRDQIQSDGLLHTLCGTPAYVAPEILAKKGYDGAKIDLWSCGVILFVLNAGYLPFNDPNLMVMYKKIYNGEYRCPKWTSPDLKRFISRLLDTNPETRISIDEMINDPWFRKGYKEIKFHSDEFEIKEEISGGGDGGGDKFLNAFDIISYSHGIDLSSLFNRPETKITSERFVSAVSPAAIIMEIEAAAREEGLSVTSKKEFWIKLEGQNGNFVAAVEIHRLTEVLVVVEVKRKTSQDVGPSCDIWNEKLSPRLNRLVYKPEETVVVG, encoded by the coding sequence aTGCCGGAAATTATAGATGATTCCGGCGATATCTTACCGGCGGCAACAAATTTATTCGGGAAATACGAACTGGGTAAGCTACTAGGCTACGGTGGCTTCGCTAAAGTGTACCACGCCCGTGATGTTAAAACAGGGCAAAGCGTCGCCATTAAAGCTATCAACAAACAGAGACTTCTCAAAGGTGGACTCACcgatcatgttaaacgtgaagTTTCAATTATGCGAAGGTTACGCCACCACCATATAGTTCGTCTAATCGAGGTTCTGGCAACAAAGACGAAGATCTATTTCGTATTGGAGTTTGCAAAAGGGGGTGAACTTTTCACAAAAGTAGCCAAGGGTAGATTCAGTGAAGAACTCAGTCGTCGGTATTTTCATCAACTAATCTCTGCCGTAGGTTATTGTCATTCCCATGGTGTTTTTCATCGTGATTTAAAGTTGGAAAATCTTTTATTAGATGAAAATTGGGATTTGAAAGTTACTGATTTTGGTTTAAGTGCTGTTAGAGATCAGATTCAATCAGATGGACTTCTTCATACTTTATGTGGAACACCTGCTTATGTTGCACCAGAGATTCTTGCTAAGAAAGGATATGATGGAGCTAAAATTGATTTATGGTCTTGTGGTGTGATTTTGTTTGTTCTAAACGCAGGTTATCTACCTTTTAATGATCCTAATTTAATGGTTATGTATAAGAAGATCTATAATGGTGAATATCGATGTCCAAAATGGACTTCTCCAGATCTCAAACGCTTCATTTCGCGTTTACTTGATACCAATCCAGAAACCCGGATTTCAATCGATGAGATGATTAATGATCCATGGTTTAGAAAAGGGTATAAAGAGATTAAATTTCATTCTGATGAATTCGAGATTAAAGAAGAAATCAGCGGCGGCGGCGATGGCGGCGGTGATAAGTTCTTAAACGCCTTCGACATAATTTCATACTCTCATGGCATAGATCTGTCGAGTTTGTTCAACCGGCCGGAGACAAAAATAACCTCGGAGCGGTTCGTGTCGGCGGTGTCGCCGGCGGCGATTATTATGGAGATAGAGGCGGCGGCGCGTGAGGAGGGGTTGAGTGTGACGAGTAAGAAGGAATTCTGGATTAAATTGGAAGGGCAAAATGGTAATTTTGTTGCGGCGGTTGAAATTCATCGATTAACTGAGGTTTTGGTTGTGGTTGAGGTGAAAAGGAAGACTAGTCAAGATGTTGGTCCAAGTTGTGATATTTGGAATGAAAAGTTGAGTCCGCGTTTGAACCGACTCGTTTATAAACCCGAAGAAACGGTTGTTGTCGGTTGA
- the LOC124940333 gene encoding uncharacterized protein LOC124940333 isoform X3: MAAAAKVIIGILLIFSLSTCPVSNAEQVKLTPHFIVPKSGHNSTTPTTKHGAITMPKGELRTHETTRMERINSTNLNIVCTLCEKVTQDILNFLRLEKTKKRIMAILHGSCSLLFNLKPKCIATVNCYGFVFFTLVKITQPRVLCHMVHLCSPSLTNSTTSFMSDDKCEVCRYVVVKALTELTRPNKQLEMIESVMNTCKAMKKNTDEKVLLITL; the protein is encoded by the exons ATGGCAGCTGCTGCTAAAG TCATAATAGGTATCTTACTTATCTTTTCCTTGAGCACTTGCCCGGTTTCGAATGCCGAACAAGTCAAGTTAACACCCCATTTCATAGTTCCAAAGAGTGGCCACAATTCCACAA CTCCAACAACCAAGCATGGTGCGATTACTATGCCTAAAGGGGAATTAAGAACTCATGAAAcaacaagaatggagagaattaATAGTACAAATTTAAACATTGTTTGCACTTTGTGCGAAAAGGTGACACAAGACATACTAAACTTCCTTCGATTAGAGAAGACTAAAAAACGGATCATGGCTATCCTTCATGGCTCTTGCTCTCTCCTTTTCAACTTAAAACCGAAG TGCATTGCGACGGTGAACTGTTATGGTTTTGTCTTTTTTACACTTGTAAAAATAACGCAACCAAGAGTCCTTTGTCACATGGTTCATCTTTGCTCACCATCCTTGACTAATTCCACGACCTCTTTCATGTCCGATGATAAATGTGAAGTTTGTCGCTATGTCGTTGTGAAAGCCCTAACCGAATTGACACGCCCTAATAAGCAG TTGGAGATGATAGAATCTGTTATGAATACCTGTAAGGCCATGAAGAAAAATACCGATGAGAAggttttattaattacattataG
- the LOC124940333 gene encoding uncharacterized protein LOC124940333 isoform X1, translating into MWTSSMILSFQNFLIQELFALLVIIGILLIFSLSTCPVSNAEQVKLTPHFIVPKSGHNSTTPTTKHGAITMPKGELRTHETTRMERINSTNLNIVCTLCEKVTQDILNFLRLEKTKKRIMAILHGSCSLLFNLKPKCIATVNCYGFVFFTLVKITQPRVLCHMVHLCSPSLTNSTTSFMSDDKCEVCRYVVVKALTELTRPNKQLEMIESVMNTCKAMKKNTDEKVLLITL; encoded by the exons atgtggACTAGTTCAATGATTTTATCCTTTCAAAATTTTTTGATACAAGAATTGTTCGCCTTATTAGTCATAATAGGTATCTTACTTATCTTTTCCTTGAGCACTTGCCCGGTTTCGAATGCCGAACAAGTCAAGTTAACACCCCATTTCATAGTTCCAAAGAGTGGCCACAATTCCACAA CTCCAACAACCAAGCATGGTGCGATTACTATGCCTAAAGGGGAATTAAGAACTCATGAAAcaacaagaatggagagaattaATAGTACAAATTTAAACATTGTTTGCACTTTGTGCGAAAAGGTGACACAAGACATACTAAACTTCCTTCGATTAGAGAAGACTAAAAAACGGATCATGGCTATCCTTCATGGCTCTTGCTCTCTCCTTTTCAACTTAAAACCGAAG TGCATTGCGACGGTGAACTGTTATGGTTTTGTCTTTTTTACACTTGTAAAAATAACGCAACCAAGAGTCCTTTGTCACATGGTTCATCTTTGCTCACCATCCTTGACTAATTCCACGACCTCTTTCATGTCCGATGATAAATGTGAAGTTTGTCGCTATGTCGTTGTGAAAGCCCTAACCGAATTGACACGCCCTAATAAGCAG TTGGAGATGATAGAATCTGTTATGAATACCTGTAAGGCCATGAAGAAAAATACCGATGAGAAggttttattaattacattataG
- the LOC124940539 gene encoding prosaposin-like translates to METALSVITSILLIVFALTTCWLSNAEQVALKSESYSKAPNTKYSVIIMPEGKLNTHETTTTTMERVNSTHLNNVCNLCEDVTNEMLELLRSKKTQKRIMDILHGSCSLFFNLKQKCMAIVNSYGLAFFEIVQIVQPKVICHSIHLCSSKPANSTTYFMSEDRCEVCRYVVGKALTELKYPNKQLEIINESVLKTCITMEGNEEKCKILISEYARMIMGNTKHFLEAMDLCAATRTCDSRSSSIMTNR, encoded by the exons ATGGAAACAGCCTTATCGGTCATAACAAGCATCTTACTAATAGTATTTGCCTTGACCACTTGCTGGCTCTCCAATGCCGAACAAGTCGCACTAAAAAGCGAGAGTTATTCCAAAG CTCCAAACACCAAGTATAGTGTGATTATTATGCCAGAAGGGAAATTAAACACTCatgaaacaacaacaacaacaatggaaaGAGTTAATAGTACACATTTAAACAATGTTTGCAATTTGTGCGAAGATGTGACAAATGAGATGCTTGAACTCCTTCGATCAAAGAAGACGCAAAAGAGAATCATGGATATCCTACATGGCTCTTGTTCTCTCTTCTTCAACTTAAAGCAGAAG TGCATGGCGATAGTGAACTCTTATGGCCTTGCCTTCTTTGAAATTGTACAAATAGTACAACCCAAAGTCATTTGCCACTCAATTCATCTTTGCTCATCAAAACCTGCAAATTCCACAACGTATTTCATGTCCGAGGATAGATGTGAGGTTTGTCGCTATGTTGTAGGAAAAGCCCTAACCGAATTGAAATACCCTAATAAGCAG TTAGAGATAATAAACGAATCTGTTCTCAAGACATGTATAACCATGGAGGGAAACGAGGAGAAG TGCAAGATCCTCATTTCTGAATATGCGCGCATGATCATGGGCAACACTAAACACTTTCTTGAGGCGATGGATCTTTGTGCCGCGACGCGTACTTGTGATTCACGTTCTTCTTCGATCATGACAAATCGCTAG